The Patescibacteria group bacterium genome segment ATACGCAAATCAACTTTGGTCATTTTCTGAATTCCAATCAAAATCCACGTGAGTCCTGGCGAGCGCGTCCCAGTGTATTTACCAAGAGTAAGCACAACTCCACGTTCATATTGATCAACTATCCTCAATCCAAAAAGAACGAGAAAAAATACGAAACTAATTATCGGCCAAATAAATATTTCCATAGTATTTTTATTATAGCATAAGTCTGGAAAGCGCAATAGGTCAAGCCCTGCGGATTTCCATTTCTTGTTTGTGTTTAGTATATCATGCTCCGGCGCAAATCATCAAACGCAAGAAGTCCGTATGTCCCGCATTTTGGCTTCCAAAAAACCGATGAGTTCCCTAATGGTGCCGCGGGTGGGAGTCGAACCCACACGCCCGTGAGGACACACGATTTTGAGTCGTGCGCGTATGCCAATTCCGCCACCGCGGCATGCAGTTACACTATCAATGAATCGAGCAGTTGTCGACCCTTCCCGCTTTTGAGAAATATCTCGCGTTTGCGTGCTTCAGTGTAGTCTTTATAGTGTTCTGTAAGGACTAGTGTAAATGGAGCGTACCCTTTTGTACTTTTTGTTTTACCACCGTTGTGCTCCGAGATTCTTCGTTGAATATCGCTCGTGATACCAACATATCTGTATTTATGTTGAGTGCTTTTTATGACATATATAAAAATCATGTTGTTAGGCTGACTTATCAAAGATGAGTCGTGCGCGGTCGCCTAAGGCGACTAAATATGCCAATTTTTCCGCTTTACCCGCCTCCGGCGGGCACCGCGGCAAATAAGATTCCTCACCATACTAGCATTCCGTTGTCATTTTTCCAATATTTCTCTATTCTGGGTGCATGCCTGACGAATTGAAAGAGAAAGAAAGTGTCTTCTGGATCCCGGTAGAAAAGATCAAACCCAACCCATATCAGCCCCGTACTGAGTTTGATGAGGCGGCACTCAAGGGCCTTGCCGAATCAATTCGCCAGTACGGTATTTTGCAGGCGCTTGTGGTAACGCGCATCGAGCGTGAAAGTGAGACGGGTACCGAGGTGACCTATGAACTCGTAGCAGGTGAAAGGCGTTTTCGCGCATCGCAAATGATAGGTCTTCGGGAAGTTCCTGTCACTATTCGTCGTGAAGAGCCAGCAAAGGTTCGCCTCGAGTTAGCGTTGGTAGAAAATGTGCAACGCCAAGATCTCAACGCTATCGAGCGCGCGATTGCCTATAAACGCTTGATCGATGAGTTTGCAATGACCCAGCCCGAGATCGCAGGGCGCGTAGGTAAGTCACGCGAATCGATCGCCAATACTATTCGTATTTTGATGTTGCCACAAGATATGCAGGAAGCGGTACGAGGAGGGAAAATAACTGAAGGTCATACGCGCCCTCTCCTCATGCTCTCAACCCGACCCGAAGAGCAAAAAGAACTTTTTCTTGATATTCTGGATCACCACATCTCGGTGCGTGAGGCAGAGCGCATCTCGCGCCGTATCGCGCGTGAGCGTGCGCGCAAAGTAGAAGACTTACCAAGCGCGGAAACTCGTGCGGTAGAAGAACGCCTTGGCAATGTGCTGGGTACGCGCGTTGAGATCCATAAAGAGGCGGGCGGTAAAGGCAAGATCTCCATCGAATTTTTCTCAGACGAAGAACTGTACGGTATTACCGCAAAGCTCATGCGCGAACGCGAAGAGCGGCTTGAGAGTGAGCGTATGGCGCAAGCGACCGAAGAGCAGTTTACGGTGTAATCTCTATATTTTTAACTCCTTTGATACGGCGCAGGCGCGCTATAAGTTTTTTGGTATCGCATGCTTTGGGTATGATGCACTCAATCGTCATAATGGGATTTTTTGCGTCCGCGTCCGTTTTCTCCATATTAATTTTTTCTTTCGTGAGCAGGGTGACGATCTCTTTGAGAAGGCCCACACGACTTACGCGCGTAATGCGTAGCGTTGAGTGTTTTGGTGCGCGTGCGTTTGAGCGGCGTACCGTGACCGGCTCGATGCCCATGCGTCGCAATGCCGCGCGGATATGTCCGCGTGCGACCGTCGAGCGCGCGATGGTAAGCCAATCGGAGCTTGGTTTCGCGTTTTTTGCGGTAATGACCTCAGTAGTATCGCCCGACGCGAGTGCGTAGGTGAAAGGTACCATCTTGCCGTTTACTTTAGCGCCTGTCATCCGGTCACCGATCTCGGAGTGCACATGGTAGGCAAAGTCGATCGGTGTGGCCCCTTCTGGTAGGTCGATCACCTCGCCGCGTGGGGTGAGTACAAAAATGCGGTCTTTAAAAAAATCTATTTTGAGTGCTTCTACAAAATCTTCATTCGATGCTCCTTCGGCAAAGTCACGCTGCCACTCTTGTAACTTGCGGATCCATGCGATTTTTTCTTCAGCAACTTTGATGCCCGCGCGCGGTTTGCCGCCTTCTACATATGCCCAGTGGGCGGTCACGCCGAACTCAGCTGCTTCGTGCATGGCGCGTGTGCGGATTTGAAATTCGGCTACGATATCATCTTCGCAAAATACCGTGGTGTGAAGCGACTGGTAACCGTTGGGCTTTGGCATTGAGATATAGTCTTTGATACGGCCTGGCACGGGGCGCCAAGTAGCATGGATGATGCCGAGCGCTTGGTAGCATTGCTCAACCGTATCGACAATGATACGAAGTGCTACCAAATCTGCGATACGCGAGATGTCGTTGTCATAGCGCTGAAGTTTTTTCCAAAGACTATAGTAATGTTTCTCGCGAAAGTTTACCGTAGCAGTAGTAACGCCACCCGTACTCAACTCGCGTTCAACGATGGGCGCTACGCGCGAGACATATTCGGTGCGCTGGGGCAATATTTTTTTTACATCACTAGCAAGTTTTTTCGCCTCGTCAGGATAGATGATAGGAAAGGCCAAATCTTCGAGTTCACCTTTCATCTCACCCATGCCAAGGCGATAGGCGAGTGGCGCGTAGATCTCGAGGGTTTCGGCAGAAATACGCTTTTGTTTTTCGGGTGCCAATGCTCCTATCGTATGCATGTTGTGCAGGCGGTCGGCGAGTTTGATGATAACCACACGAATATCTTGGGCGACAGCCAAAAACATTTTACGCATTGATTCGGCGGCTCTCTCAAATCCGCGGTAGCGTACGCGATCAAATTTTGTCAAACTTTCTACCAAAAACGCCACTTCAGATCCCAATTCTTGCTCAACTTCTTTTTTAGTCAGCTCCGTATCTTCCAAGACATCGTGCAAGAGGGCCGCGGCAATCGCGGGCGCGTCAAGCTTGAGTGTGATAAGTTT includes the following:
- a CDS encoding RelA/SpoT family protein, whose protein sequence is MHKTWDQFASTLTRFTATEQALIKKAFDLSVSSHAGQMRASGDLYITHPIAVAEKLITLKLDAPAIAAALLHDVLEDTELTKKEVEQELGSEVAFLVESLTKFDRVRYRGFERAAESMRKMFLAVAQDIRVVIIKLADRLHNMHTIGALAPEKQKRISAETLEIYAPLAYRLGMGEMKGELEDLAFPIIYPDEAKKLASDVKKILPQRTEYVSRVAPIVERELSTGGVTTATVNFREKHYYSLWKKLQRYDNDISRIADLVALRIIVDTVEQCYQALGIIHATWRPVPGRIKDYISMPKPNGYQSLHTTVFCEDDIVAEFQIRTRAMHEAAEFGVTAHWAYVEGGKPRAGIKVAEEKIAWIRKLQEWQRDFAEGASNEDFVEALKIDFFKDRIFVLTPRGEVIDLPEGATPIDFAYHVHSEIGDRMTGAKVNGKMVPFTYALASGDTTEVITAKNAKPSSDWLTIARSTVARGHIRAALRRMGIEPVTVRRSNARAPKHSTLRITRVSRVGLLKEIVTLLTKEKINMEKTDADAKNPIMTIECIIPKACDTKKLIARLRRIKGVKNIEITP
- a CDS encoding GIY-YIG nuclease family protein; this translates as MIFIYVIKSTQHKYRYVGITSDIQRRISEHNGGKTKSTKGYAPFTLVLTEHYKDYTEARKREIFLKSGKGRQLLDSLIV
- a CDS encoding ParB/RepB/Spo0J family partition protein is translated as MPDELKEKESVFWIPVEKIKPNPYQPRTEFDEAALKGLAESIRQYGILQALVVTRIERESETGTEVTYELVAGERRFRASQMIGLREVPVTIRREEPAKVRLELALVENVQRQDLNAIERAIAYKRLIDEFAMTQPEIAGRVGKSRESIANTIRILMLPQDMQEAVRGGKITEGHTRPLLMLSTRPEEQKELFLDILDHHISVREAERISRRIARERARKVEDLPSAETRAVEERLGNVLGTRVEIHKEAGGKGKISIEFFSDEELYGITAKLMREREERLESERMAQATEEQFTV
- a CDS encoding SPFH domain-containing protein, whose translation is MEIFIWPIISFVFFLVLFGLRIVDQYERGVVLTLGKYTGTRSPGLTWILIGIQKMTKVDLRITTTDIPQQEVITKDNVPVGINAVVYFQVQNAEQAVLTIKDYTLAVSQYAQAALRDVIG